Proteins encoded together in one Candidatus Bathyarchaeota archaeon window:
- a CDS encoding TIGR00269 family protein, which translates to MAQSISCGVCGREPPFYRRRYEGVALCRRCFKESIERRVRRTISRYKMFSPRDHIGVAVSGGKDSLTLLYILSRIEEEYPEAKITALAVDEGIKRYRDEALKLTESFSDSLDIELRVISFKELYGETMDEIVDSRGLRFPCSCCGVLRRRALTELALRVGVDKIATAHNLDDEAQTVILNMIHGDPLRILSAGPALNGGGSFISKVKPLALIPEKEISLYAYLVGVPFQSRSCPYASTALRNDVREMLNLMEERHPGTLYTIVRSAERLRQAFSKPFPKKILRCKLCGAPSTSEICSVCKIMRGV; encoded by the coding sequence ATGGCGCAGAGCATAAGTTGCGGCGTATGTGGTAGAGAACCCCCCTTTTACCGGAGACGTTACGAGGGGGTTGCCCTGTGCCGGAGATGCTTCAAAGAGAGTATAGAGCGGAGGGTCAGGAGGACCATATCGAGGTATAAGATGTTTTCTCCCAGAGACCATATCGGAGTTGCAGTATCGGGTGGGAAAGATAGCTTAACCCTCCTTTACATACTTAGTAGAATAGAGGAGGAGTATCCTGAGGCTAAGATCACGGCGTTAGCCGTGGACGAAGGCATAAAGAGGTATAGAGATGAGGCTTTGAAGCTCACCGAATCCTTCAGCGATAGCCTGGATATAGAGTTGAGGGTCATCTCCTTTAAAGAGCTTTACGGCGAGACCATGGATGAGATCGTGGATTCCAGGGGCTTAAGGTTCCCCTGCTCGTGCTGCGGCGTCCTTAGGCGGAGGGCATTGACGGAATTGGCCTTAAGGGTTGGAGTGGATAAGATAGCCACAGCCCATAACTTGGACGATGAAGCCCAAACGGTGATCCTCAACATGATACATGGAGATCCATTACGGATCCTCTCAGCGGGACCAGCGCTCAACGGGGGCGGCTCTTTCATCAGTAAAGTAAAGCCGCTCGCATTAATACCTGAGAAGGAGATCTCCCTTTACGCGTACCTCGTAGGGGTACCTTTCCAAAGCAGATCCTGTCCATATGCTTCAACGGCCTTGAGAAACGACGTGAGGGAGATGCTGAACCTCATGGAGGAGAGGCATCCGGGAACGCTCTACACGATAGTCCGCTCGGCTGAGAGGCTGAGACAAGCTTTTTCCAAGCCCTTCCCCAAGAAAATTTTGAGGTGTAAACTCTGCGGCGCACCCTCGACCTCAGAGATATGTTCAGTATGTAAAATTATGAGAGGCGTATAG
- a CDS encoding site-2 protease family protein, translating into MTALDYLTLFIGYLGAWLILYVASKALKTERKGLTVGPLYAIYRTRAFNKALERLSERKGLWRVLLNMAIALSIGQMIFILLSLTRNMIRLAWGVEGAYQLMLLLPGLTISWSSLPYILLSLAVLVISHEAAHGIATMVEGIPVKSSGIFLAVIVPGGFVELDEKRLEEAEPQAQLKIFSAGSAANLALGMVFLLLLMGFPYTLSPFYEPAAQGVIAVSIVEESGAALAGLTPGAVITSINGTEIRSTSDLMRYMRLINPDVTLVLSTDTGRTLLKTKPHPSNHSMGMIGIIPFEYYPPRFHWMPKQLPYHLYVTEYWMNTLLISIALINMLPLYPLDGGRVLVSILKMLKVKDVNRVRLLVSIFSAGILAANIILSMARFGLGKI; encoded by the coding sequence ATGACAGCCCTAGACTACTTAACGTTATTTATAGGGTATCTAGGGGCTTGGCTCATCCTATACGTTGCATCGAAAGCCCTGAAGACTGAGAGGAAGGGTTTAACGGTTGGGCCCCTCTACGCCATTTACCGGACCAGGGCCTTCAATAAGGCCCTCGAGAGGCTGAGCGAACGGAAGGGTTTATGGCGTGTACTTCTGAACATGGCCATAGCCCTATCGATAGGCCAGATGATATTCATACTCCTCAGCCTTACAAGGAATATGATCAGGCTTGCCTGGGGGGTGGAGGGGGCCTACCAGCTGATGCTCCTATTGCCGGGGTTGACCATAAGCTGGAGTAGCCTACCCTACATACTCCTCTCCTTAGCGGTCCTAGTGATAAGCCATGAAGCAGCGCATGGAATAGCAACCATGGTCGAGGGTATTCCTGTGAAATCAAGCGGGATATTTCTAGCGGTGATAGTTCCAGGGGGCTTTGTGGAACTCGACGAGAAGAGGCTGGAGGAGGCGGAGCCGCAGGCCCAGCTTAAGATATTCTCGGCGGGCTCCGCGGCCAACCTGGCATTAGGCATGGTCTTCCTCCTACTGCTGATGGGCTTCCCGTATACACTGAGCCCCTTCTACGAGCCGGCGGCCCAAGGGGTAATAGCGGTCTCCATCGTAGAGGAGAGCGGAGCGGCCCTAGCAGGTTTAACTCCGGGAGCCGTTATAACAAGCATAAACGGTACGGAGATTAGAAGCACATCCGATCTAATGAGGTATATGAGGCTCATAAATCCTGATGTAACCCTCGTGTTATCCACCGATACGGGCCGGACGCTTTTGAAGACCAAGCCTCACCCCTCCAACCATAGCATGGGAATGATAGGCATAATCCCATTCGAATATTATCCACCAAGGTTCCATTGGATGCCAAAGCAACTACCATATCACTTATACGTGACGGAGTACTGGATGAACACCCTGCTCATAAGTATAGCCTTGATTAATATGCTTCCCTTATATCCTCTAGATGGGGGTAGAGTACTGGTCTCTATCTTAAAGATGTTAAAGGTTAAGGATGTTAATAGGGTGAGGCTCCTTGTAAGCATATTCTCAGCCGGAATATTGGCGGCGAACATAATTTTATCCATGGCGAGGTTCGGATTGGGAAAGATTTAG
- a CDS encoding DNA polymerase subunit beta, with amino-acid sequence MIEKPSRTSDLIAVKYNEERWNLLRELRGRALRILEVLKRHSCEGFVHGSIARGDVDQYSDVDIILLKPLPSQTLELPLTLNGFRIYSRRITQATPGHTPKGHIYLDVYEKVSVTFPLITFRPLEIEFYRFGGMADINALRSSVRVPGCTKRLTLIEPTEDGHLESNILGREEEVAEKLGIDPKIVRERVRVLMRRDRIGRTGVFLKVDIGEDESFEGVFKRLLESNPAVRRTYLNRMRD; translated from the coding sequence ATAATCGAGAAGCCCAGCCGCACATCGGATTTGATAGCGGTGAAATACAATGAGGAAAGGTGGAACTTGCTCAGAGAATTGAGGGGTAGAGCCCTGAGAATACTGGAAGTATTGAAGAGACATAGCTGTGAAGGGTTCGTCCACGGGAGCATAGCCAGGGGGGATGTAGACCAGTACAGCGATGTGGACATAATCCTCCTGAAGCCGTTGCCTTCCCAGACGTTGGAGCTGCCCTTAACCTTGAACGGTTTCAGGATTTATAGCCGTAGGATAACCCAGGCCACCCCAGGACATACACCTAAAGGCCATATTTACCTAGATGTCTACGAGAAGGTATCGGTAACTTTCCCCCTGATAACGTTCCGCCCATTAGAGATCGAGTTCTACAGGTTTGGAGGCATGGCGGATATAAACGCGTTGCGGAGCTCCGTGAGGGTGCCTGGATGCACTAAGAGGTTAACCCTTATAGAACCTACAGAGGATGGACACTTGGAATCTAACATATTGGGGAGGGAGGAGGAGGTGGCTGAGAAGTTGGGTATAGACCCTAAAATAGTTAGAGAGCGTGTTAGAGTGCTCATGAGGAGGGATCGTATAGGGAGGACGGGGGTCTTCCTAAAGGTAGATATAGGAGAGGATGAATCCTTCGAGGGTGTGTTCAAAAGGCTGCTCGAGAGCAACCCCGCTGTAAGACGCACATATTTGAACAGGATGAGGGATTAG
- a CDS encoding mRNA surveillance protein pelota translates to MRILKKDLRHNIICISLDDIDDLWILYNVVEPGDLLTSRTTREIKAEQGRPSSQRVALTLTIEVTKVEFDASLNRLRIHGIVRECPEEYGIKGSHHTITAAPSTSMTIRKERWRAHHLERLESAARKDMEPIVIVSLDGESGCIALIRAFKVDVKVEVRADLPGKMDLEARSLAERRFLGELARSLLRLLESEPNVKGIVITGPGFLKERLKELLDREFPDVASKISGVKGGSSGGVAGVYEALRSGTLEKLLRDSRIAKEVSAVEKLLAKMGSDSGDFSYGLDQVAEDASSGAVETLLVADSLLRCLDLRDKVEHVLRDVEEKGGKIMILSTEHEGGEKLSSLGGIAALLRYKRHGWG, encoded by the coding sequence TTGAGGATTCTCAAGAAGGATTTGCGGCACAACATAATATGCATAAGTTTAGATGATATAGATGACTTATGGATCCTATATAACGTCGTTGAGCCTGGGGATCTATTGACCTCTAGGACTACCAGGGAGATTAAAGCTGAGCAGGGCAGGCCTTCCAGTCAACGCGTAGCATTGACTTTAACCATAGAGGTTACCAAGGTGGAATTCGATGCAAGTTTAAATCGTTTGAGGATCCATGGGATAGTCAGGGAGTGCCCTGAGGAGTACGGGATTAAGGGCTCCCATCATACGATAACGGCTGCACCGAGTACCTCGATGACCATAAGGAAGGAGCGTTGGCGGGCCCATCACTTGGAGCGCCTCGAGTCTGCCGCGAGAAAGGATATGGAGCCCATAGTGATAGTCTCTCTGGATGGCGAATCCGGATGTATCGCGTTGATCCGGGCATTCAAGGTTGATGTTAAGGTGGAGGTTAGAGCGGATCTTCCGGGAAAGATGGATTTGGAGGCTCGATCACTGGCTGAGAGGAGGTTCTTAGGGGAGCTTGCCAGGTCTTTGCTGAGGCTCCTCGAGAGCGAGCCCAACGTGAAGGGGATAGTCATCACAGGCCCCGGCTTTTTGAAGGAACGCCTCAAGGAACTCCTAGATAGGGAGTTCCCCGATGTAGCTTCAAAGATTTCGGGTGTGAAAGGGGGGAGTTCAGGAGGGGTCGCCGGCGTCTACGAGGCTTTGAGGTCCGGCACATTGGAGAAACTCCTCAGGGATTCAAGGATCGCTAAAGAGGTATCGGCTGTAGAGAAGCTCCTGGCTAAAATGGGATCCGACAGCGGGGACTTCTCGTATGGGTTGGACCAAGTAGCTGAGGATGCATCATCGGGGGCGGTGGAGACGCTCCTCGTGGCAGATTCATTACTGAGATGCCTTGATTTAAGGGATAAGGTGGAGCATGTATTAAGGGATGTGGAGGAGAAGGGGGGTAAAATCATGATCCTCAGTACGGAGCATGAAGGGGGAGAGAAACTTTCATCGCTAGGTGGGATAGCCGCCCTACTGAGGTATAAAAGGCATGGATGGGGGTGA
- a CDS encoding MarR family transcriptional regulator, with protein MVKLSEIFASKTQAALIEHLLDNKGRFYNQSALASTLGVSSSTIARLIENLAKLEIVKYERFDRGVKVIALNDASETSRILMNFHSKIKCLEIKGGNKKA; from the coding sequence TTGGTTAAATTATCCGAAATATTTGCCTCTAAAACGCAAGCAGCCCTGATAGAACATCTGCTCGATAATAAGGGGAGGTTCTATAATCAGTCGGCGCTCGCATCGACCCTGGGAGTATCCTCTTCAACCATAGCTAGACTGATTGAAAACCTAGCTAAGCTGGAGATAGTTAAATATGAGAGGTTCGATAGGGGCGTAAAGGTGATAGCTTTAAACGACGCCTCGGAGACCTCCAGAATCTTAATGAACTTCCACTCAAAGATTAAATGTTTAGAAATAAAAGGGGGAAATAAGAAGGCCTGA
- the pyrH gene encoding UMP kinase, with protein sequence MRVSVKIGGFAFKEELDAPLLKAYSSEIRKLSGEGHQLIIVTGGGRTARRYIDASRILGAPEALCDELGIAVSRVNALLLLSSLWDVAYRRVPSTLEEAIAAVKPGRPVIMGGLQPGQSTNAVAALAAELIGADLLVNLTDVEGVYSKDPKIYGDARLLEEVTVERLEAILSGQDLKAGGYKLMDPLALKIIKRGRINTVILSGLNPENLRKAVRSERIGTRITFK encoded by the coding sequence TTGAGGGTCTCCGTGAAGATAGGGGGCTTCGCCTTCAAGGAAGAGCTGGACGCTCCGCTCCTTAAGGCGTATTCAAGTGAGATAAGAAAACTCAGCGGGGAGGGCCATCAACTGATAATTGTAACTGGGGGAGGGAGGACCGCCAGGAGATATATCGACGCTTCCAGGATCCTGGGGGCTCCCGAGGCCTTATGCGACGAGTTAGGCATAGCGGTGAGCCGAGTCAACGCCCTACTCCTCTTATCAAGCTTATGGGATGTAGCTTACCGCAGGGTTCCCAGCACCCTGGAGGAAGCCATAGCTGCGGTTAAGCCTGGTCGGCCGGTGATAATGGGGGGCCTCCAGCCGGGCCAGTCCACTAATGCGGTGGCCGCTCTAGCGGCAGAGCTCATCGGCGCCGATCTCCTAGTGAACCTTACGGATGTCGAAGGCGTCTATTCTAAGGATCCTAAAATATACGGTGATGCGAGGCTCCTGGAAGAGGTGACTGTGGAGCGATTGGAAGCCATCCTCTCAGGTCAAGATCTGAAGGCGGGCGGATACAAGCTCATGGATCCACTAGCCCTGAAAATAATAAAGAGGGGGAGGATTAACACGGTTATACTCTCAGGTTTGAATCCTGAAAACCTTAGAAAAGCCGTCCGATCTGAGAGGATAGGGACAAGGATAACCTTCAAATGA
- the prf1 gene encoding peptide chain release factor aRF-1 — protein MLEAESVSRFRLKRILDELASKEGRGTELISLYIPPGRRIHEVLANLREEYGTASNIKSRTTRKNVQEAIEKVIQRLKLYRAPPKNGLVIFCGAIPQNGPGSERMELYEVEPVEPINIYFYRCDSRFHVEPLLDQLKEKETYGILVIDASEAALATLKGRKLTVLDEYHSGVGGKHKTGGQSARRFERIREMEINSYFRRVGNHVNEKLLGIEDLKGLILGGPGPTKYEFAEGDYLNYMLKKKILAIVDTSYVGESGVEEVVSRSSEILKGVRYSEEKALVQRFLYELGHDTGLAAYGERDVRAHLESDMVDVLLISEKLSQIHVWVRCKACGYGEDHVMEKHKLPKFQQDLTAANCPECSNNALVVEGVKDLLDEFIDMAEKSGAKVEVISTETDEGVMLLHSFGGIAAILKFKASH, from the coding sequence TTGCTGGAGGCAGAATCTGTCTCGAGGTTCAGGCTTAAGAGGATACTCGATGAGCTCGCCTCAAAGGAGGGCAGGGGCACGGAGCTGATCTCCCTATATATCCCCCCTGGGAGGCGCATTCACGAAGTGTTAGCCAACCTTAGGGAGGAGTATGGGACGGCCTCTAATATAAAGTCTAGGACTACGAGGAAGAACGTTCAGGAAGCCATAGAGAAGGTTATTCAGAGGCTTAAATTGTACAGGGCGCCCCCCAAGAACGGCCTAGTGATATTCTGTGGTGCCATACCTCAGAACGGTCCGGGGAGCGAACGTATGGAGCTCTACGAGGTGGAGCCCGTCGAACCCATCAACATATACTTCTATAGATGCGACAGCAGGTTTCACGTGGAACCGTTGCTGGATCAGCTTAAAGAGAAGGAAACTTACGGCATCCTAGTCATAGACGCCAGCGAGGCTGCCTTGGCGACGTTAAAGGGTAGGAAATTGACCGTTCTAGACGAGTACCATTCAGGTGTAGGGGGGAAACATAAGACTGGGGGGCAATCCGCTAGAAGGTTTGAGCGTATAAGGGAGATGGAGATAAACAGTTACTTCAGAAGGGTGGGCAATCACGTAAATGAAAAACTCTTGGGAATAGAGGATCTAAAGGGGCTGATACTGGGTGGTCCAGGCCCAACTAAATACGAGTTCGCCGAAGGAGATTACCTGAATTACATGCTTAAAAAGAAGATACTGGCCATAGTGGACACCTCGTATGTAGGGGAAAGCGGGGTTGAAGAAGTTGTTTCGAGATCCTCTGAGATCTTAAAGGGTGTGAGATACAGCGAGGAGAAGGCGCTTGTTCAACGCTTCTTATATGAGTTGGGACATGATACGGGGTTGGCTGCATACGGCGAACGCGACGTAAGGGCGCACTTGGAATCCGATATGGTGGATGTACTGCTCATCTCGGAGAAACTCTCGCAAATCCATGTATGGGTGAGATGTAAAGCATGCGGCTACGGTGAAGACCATGTAATGGAGAAGCATAAGCTTCCCAAGTTCCAGCAAGACTTGACGGCCGCCAACTGCCCTGAATGCTCAAATAATGCCCTGGTGGTGGAGGGGGTGAAGGATCTCCTCGACGAATTCATCGATATGGCTGAGAAGTCCGGAGCTAAGGTAGAAGTGATATCCACAGAGACGGATGAGGGAGTCATGCTGCTGCATTCCTTCGGTGGGATAGCAGCCATATTAAAGTTCAAGGCTTCGCATTAA
- a CDS encoding F420-dependent methylenetetrahydromethanopterin dehydrogenase, producing MSVKVGFVKLGNIGSAPLVEFLLDERAEREDLTVRVVGSGAKMGVEDAEEASKTLLGLDPGLVVLTTPNASLPGPMRAVELVSRAGKPCIVISDAPAKKALKGLEELGAGYIVVEADSMIGARREFLDPEEMALFNADLIRILAVTGVFKAIRDELDKAIQDLKEGKTPRLPRLILDSDVVDSAGFANPYAKSKAMAAYGIASSVASLTVKGCFMVKEWEKYVPMVSAAHEMMRTASRLADEAREMEKYGDSVLRTPHYDDGSILYKRRLMEKPKPREGQG from the coding sequence TTGAGCGTCAAGGTTGGGTTTGTTAAGTTGGGCAATATTGGATCCGCCCCCTTAGTGGAGTTCCTCTTGGACGAGCGGGCTGAGCGGGAGGATCTAACCGTGAGGGTCGTGGGTTCCGGGGCTAAGATGGGGGTGGAGGATGCTGAGGAGGCCTCCAAGACCCTTCTAGGCTTAGATCCAGGTCTAGTGGTTTTAACTACGCCCAACGCTTCCCTCCCGGGGCCTATGAGGGCTGTGGAGCTAGTGTCTAGGGCGGGGAAGCCTTGCATAGTTATCTCGGATGCCCCGGCGAAGAAGGCTTTGAAGGGTCTAGAGGAGCTAGGCGCAGGCTACATAGTCGTCGAGGCTGATTCGATGATAGGGGCTAGGAGGGAGTTCCTGGATCCCGAGGAGATGGCCCTCTTCAACGCGGATCTCATAAGGATCCTCGCTGTCACAGGCGTCTTCAAAGCCATAAGGGATGAGCTTGATAAGGCGATCCAGGATCTCAAGGAGGGCAAGACCCCACGCCTCCCAAGGTTGATTTTGGACTCAGACGTCGTGGACTCAGCTGGTTTCGCAAACCCATACGCCAAGTCCAAGGCGATGGCAGCCTACGGTATCGCGAGCTCCGTGGCAAGTCTAACAGTTAAGGGCTGTTTCATGGTCAAGGAATGGGAAAAATACGTCCCCATGGTATCCGCGGCCCATGAGATGATGCGTACGGCCTCCAGATTGGCGGATGAAGCGAGGGAGATGGAGAAATATGGGGACTCGGTGCTCAGGACACCCCATTACGACGATGGATCCATACTCTATAAGAGGAGGCTCATGGAGAAGCCTAAGCCTAGGGAGGGGCAGGGCTGA
- a CDS encoding molybdopterin dinucleotide-binding protein: MKVKLVTGRSLKQGVGKELGKFSREYFENASICELDPEDMEAMGVIEGSNVEVSTPHGSAILRAVRSRQAPHKGLAFIPYGPWASMLTGSDTQSSGMPSLKGLDAELKPEARGEVKPLTKLLEELRRG, encoded by the coding sequence TTGAAGGTTAAACTGGTCACTGGGAGGAGCCTGAAGCAGGGCGTGGGGAAGGAGCTGGGGAAGTTCTCCAGGGAATACTTCGAGAACGCATCGATATGCGAGTTGGATCCAGAGGACATGGAGGCCATGGGCGTGATCGAGGGCTCCAATGTGGAGGTCTCCACGCCCCATGGATCCGCCATCCTAAGGGCTGTCAGGTCGAGGCAGGCCCCCCACAAAGGCTTGGCCTTCATACCCTACGGGCCCTGGGCTAGCATGCTGACGGGATCGGATACGCAGAGCAGCGGGATGCCCTCCCTCAAAGGGTTGGATGCCGAACTTAAGCCAGAGGCCCGCGGAGAAGTGAAGCCCCTGACAAAGCTCCTGGAAGAGCTCAGGAGGGGCTGA
- a CDS encoding formylmethanofuran dehydrogenase subunit B, with protein MKMEVRDVVCTVCGCCCDDLIVEVEDNHIRSVRNACALSTSKLMDHRERLKTPMVREGGTLREASLKEALDRAAQILAEARYPLLWGWSLTCNEAVSIGVELAETLGGVIDNNTSICHGPGLIGVHDIGISSSTLGEVKNRADLIVYWGANPVHAHPRHMARYTLMARGRFRRSRRERTLIVVDVRRTDTAKLADLYIQVEPNGDYELLSALRAAVRGEEIEQEDVAGVPIEEIEEMAELMIGCEFGALFYGVGLTMSRGKSRNIDAALSLVRDLNSRTKFIILPMRGHFNVTGANEVTTWLSGYPFGVDYSRGYPYYNPGDTTAIDLLRRGECDAALVVASDPAAHFPASITRKLAEIPVVTLDPHRSTTVEISDVAIPTAIVGVEASGTVYRMDGVPLEAKMLIRPPEGVKTDAEILTSLLEGVKTLRGS; from the coding sequence CTGAAAATGGAGGTTAGGGACGTCGTCTGCACCGTGTGCGGATGCTGCTGCGACGACCTGATAGTCGAGGTAGAGGACAACCATATAAGATCCGTGAGGAATGCATGCGCACTATCCACGAGTAAGCTTATGGACCACAGGGAGAGGTTAAAGACGCCCATGGTGAGGGAGGGGGGTACCCTGAGGGAGGCTAGCCTCAAGGAGGCTTTAGATAGGGCGGCCCAGATCCTAGCCGAGGCTAGATACCCGCTCCTATGGGGTTGGAGCCTAACCTGCAACGAGGCGGTGTCCATAGGAGTTGAACTGGCTGAAACCCTAGGCGGGGTCATAGATAACAATACGTCTATATGTCATGGTCCAGGCCTCATAGGAGTGCACGATATAGGCATATCCTCATCGACCCTAGGCGAAGTGAAGAACAGGGCGGACCTAATAGTCTACTGGGGAGCCAACCCTGTGCACGCCCACCCGAGGCACATGGCCAGATACACGTTGATGGCCCGTGGACGCTTCAGGAGGTCTAGAAGGGAGAGAACCCTCATAGTCGTGGATGTGAGGAGGACCGATACGGCCAAGCTGGCCGACCTATATATCCAGGTGGAGCCCAACGGCGACTACGAGCTCCTATCAGCACTGAGGGCAGCGGTTAGAGGAGAAGAGATAGAGCAGGAAGATGTGGCGGGCGTCCCCATAGAAGAGATAGAGGAGATGGCTGAACTCATGATTGGATGCGAGTTCGGGGCCCTCTTCTATGGGGTAGGCCTCACCATGAGCCGGGGGAAGTCAAGAAACATAGACGCAGCCCTGAGCCTTGTAAGGGACCTGAACTCCAGGACTAAGTTCATAATACTCCCCATGAGGGGTCACTTCAACGTCACGGGCGCCAACGAAGTCACCACTTGGCTTTCAGGCTACCCGTTCGGGGTGGACTACAGCCGCGGCTACCCGTATTATAACCCCGGAGATACAACAGCCATAGATCTGCTTCGGAGGGGGGAATGCGACGCAGCCCTGGTAGTAGCCTCAGACCCGGCCGCGCACTTCCCAGCTAGCATCACTAGGAAGCTCGCGGAGATACCGGTCGTGACGTTGGATCCCCATAGAAGCACCACAGTCGAGATCTCGGATGTAGCGATACCCACCGCCATCGTAGGGGTTGAAGCCTCAGGGACCGTCTACAGGATGGATGGGGTTCCATTGGAGGCTAAGATGCTGATTAGGCCTCCAGAGGGGGTGAAGACGGATGCGGAGATTCTCACGTCCCTCCTGGAGGGGGTCAAAACCTTGAGGGGGAGCTGA
- a CDS encoding formylmethanofuran dehydrogenase subunit A: MELLIKNGIVYDPLNGIDGERMDIAVRDGRIVEDVSPKAEVVDASGMIVMPGGVDIHSHIAGSKVNTGRLMRPEDHYGDYEQRRPHRRAGVGRSIPSTYTTGYRYAEMGYTTVFEPASPPIKARHTHEELDETPMIDKGCFTLLGNNWLVMDYLRDGMIEECKGFVAWMLEATKGYAVKLVNPGGVEAWGWGRYVIGLDDEVPRFGITPREIIEGLCRVNSMLKLPHPIHVHTNNMARVGNYETTIATMETVSNQAAGSPCNIHVTHVQFTGRKGSSWVNVRSGAEDISSYVNRRSHAELDVGQIIFGDTTTMTADGSFQYLLHILSGNKWANADVEVETGAGVVPYTYRRSNYVNAVQWGIGLELALLIEDPWRVHMTTDHPNGGPFTEYPRVIAWLMSRRARDKTLSKINKTARRRLNLPGIDREYTLGEIATVTRAATARSLGLTSKGHLGVGADADIAIYAVDAQRIDPSREYKLVRRAFRRAAYTIKDGEIVVKDGEIVKTVFGRTFWVKPRVEEELMEKVREDVKEKFEEYYTVRFGNYPIPDSYLKRPHAIKAGG; this comes from the coding sequence TTGGAGCTCCTAATCAAGAACGGGATCGTTTACGATCCGTTGAACGGCATAGACGGGGAGAGGATGGACATCGCCGTCAGGGACGGCAGGATAGTGGAGGATGTAAGCCCGAAAGCCGAGGTGGTAGACGCCTCGGGGATGATAGTCATGCCCGGGGGCGTAGACATACACTCCCATATAGCGGGAAGCAAGGTGAACACGGGCAGGCTTATGAGGCCCGAGGACCATTACGGAGATTACGAGCAGAGAAGACCCCATCGAAGGGCGGGGGTGGGCCGCTCGATACCATCCACATATACGACGGGATATAGATACGCGGAGATGGGCTATACTACCGTTTTCGAGCCTGCGAGCCCCCCAATCAAGGCGAGGCACACCCATGAGGAGCTGGACGAGACCCCCATGATAGACAAGGGATGCTTCACTCTCCTAGGCAACAACTGGCTCGTGATGGACTACTTGAGGGATGGTATGATAGAGGAGTGTAAAGGCTTCGTAGCCTGGATGCTGGAGGCCACCAAGGGCTACGCCGTAAAGCTCGTCAACCCCGGGGGGGTAGAGGCCTGGGGATGGGGCCGCTACGTAATAGGGTTAGACGATGAGGTCCCCCGGTTCGGGATAACGCCGCGGGAGATCATAGAGGGGTTATGCAGGGTAAACTCCATGCTTAAGCTCCCCCATCCAATACACGTCCATACCAATAACATGGCCAGGGTGGGAAACTACGAGACCACGATAGCCACCATGGAAACAGTGAGCAACCAGGCGGCGGGCAGCCCATGCAACATACACGTAACCCACGTCCAGTTCACGGGTAGGAAGGGCTCCTCATGGGTTAACGTGAGATCCGGAGCAGAGGATATATCAAGTTATGTGAACAGGAGATCCCATGCCGAGTTGGATGTAGGCCAGATCATATTCGGAGACACGACCACGATGACTGCGGACGGCTCCTTCCAGTACCTCCTTCACATCCTCTCAGGCAATAAATGGGCCAATGCAGATGTAGAGGTTGAAACGGGAGCAGGCGTAGTCCCGTATACCTATCGGAGGAGCAACTATGTAAACGCTGTGCAATGGGGGATAGGCTTAGAGCTGGCCCTCCTGATAGAAGATCCATGGAGGGTCCATATGACGACGGACCATCCCAACGGGGGGCCGTTCACTGAATATCCTAGGGTGATCGCGTGGCTCATGAGCAGGAGGGCCCGAGATAAAACCCTTTCCAAGATCAATAAGACCGCCAGGAGGAGGCTGAACCTCCCGGGGATAGATAGGGAATACACGCTGGGAGAGATAGCGACGGTTACCAGGGCGGCCACCGCCAGATCCCTCGGCCTAACCAGTAAGGGGCACCTGGGGGTTGGGGCGGACGCGGACATAGCCATATACGCGGTGGATGCGCAGAGGATAGATCCATCCAGGGAGTATAAGCTGGTGAGGAGGGCTTTCAGGAGGGCGGCGTACACCATAAAGGATGGGGAGATCGTGGTTAAGGATGGGGAGATAGTTAAGACGGTTTTCGGCAGGACCTTCTGGGTTAAACCGAGGGTGGAGGAAGAATTAATGGAGAAGGTTAGGGAGGATGTTAAGGAGAAGTTCGAGGAATATTATACGGTGAGGTTCGGGAACTACCCCATCCCAGACTCGTATTTAAAGAGGCCCCATGCGATAAAGGCTGGAGGTTGA